Proteins encoded within one genomic window of Mycolicibacterium aubagnense:
- a CDS encoding helix-turn-helix domain-containing protein, whose product MPAKLDYHWHLRTVMAAGGMFATTDLIEPLEQRGITLSSSQVYRLVVERPERLSLKILMALLDILDCTMDDLIEPAVSARAGARGKKAVGAEAGLGGLRPSGRAFAAPSDHQRSVGFRPGRVHHGLGRGGR is encoded by the coding sequence ATGCCCGCCAAGCTCGACTACCACTGGCATCTGCGCACGGTCATGGCCGCCGGCGGCATGTTCGCGACCACCGATCTGATCGAGCCGCTGGAGCAGCGCGGCATCACCTTGTCGTCCAGTCAGGTCTACCGGCTCGTGGTCGAGCGACCCGAACGGCTGAGCCTGAAGATCCTGATGGCGCTGCTGGACATCCTCGACTGCACGATGGACGACTTGATCGAGCCGGCCGTCTCGGCCCGAGCGGGCGCCCGCGGGAAGAAGGCGGTCGGCGCCGAAGCCGGCCTCGGGGGCTTGCGACCAAGCGGGCGCGCATTCGCGGCGCCGAGTGACCACCAGCGATCGGTCGGTTTCAGACCCGGTCGGGTTCATCACGGACTTGGTCGCGGCGGTCGATGA
- a CDS encoding site-specific integrase, with translation MRWLKKKSVAPVLADLAAGRRALTHEALDELPHSQPLAHLRHVLIGVGALPRRDEHMVRIERFIDQTLAAHANLEQRQALHRYTVWHLIRRLRQRNNGHAITIQQFNSVRQRTHAAIAFLDWLTEHQLTLGSCQQADLDRWLTDAAATHRGAAGHFIRWAHKNKLTSVRIGAHRWMGPTRPLDDQNRWNIARRLLHDDSLKPDDRLAGLLVLLYAQTPAAICRMTIVDIELDADPVRLHLGSSPIHLPEPVAGLARLNMSNRKGHATIGALTPSIWLFPGGQPGRPISTGQLTQRLNRLGIRPGAARSTALFQLATEIPAAILARTLGIHTDVAVSWQRLSAGDWTNYAAVISSRPQSLARNTETRA, from the coding sequence ATGCGATGGCTGAAGAAGAAGTCCGTCGCGCCGGTGCTGGCCGATCTCGCTGCCGGGCGCAGGGCGTTGACCCACGAAGCGCTCGACGAGCTGCCCCACAGTCAGCCTCTGGCGCACCTGCGCCATGTCCTCATCGGCGTGGGCGCCCTGCCGCGACGCGATGAGCACATGGTCCGCATCGAGCGGTTCATCGATCAGACCCTGGCTGCGCACGCGAACCTCGAGCAGCGGCAGGCGCTGCACCGCTACACGGTCTGGCACCTGATCCGTCGACTGCGGCAACGCAACAACGGGCACGCCATCACCATCCAGCAGTTCAACTCGGTGCGCCAACGCACCCACGCGGCCATCGCCTTCCTGGACTGGCTCACCGAACACCAGCTCACCCTCGGCAGCTGTCAGCAGGCCGACCTGGATCGCTGGCTCACCGACGCCGCCGCGACACATCGCGGGGCAGCGGGACACTTCATCCGATGGGCGCACAAGAACAAGCTGACCAGCGTCCGCATCGGCGCACACCGCTGGATGGGCCCCACCCGACCGCTCGATGACCAGAACCGCTGGAACATCGCGCGCCGCCTGTTGCACGACGACAGCCTCAAGCCCGATGACCGGCTGGCCGGCCTGCTCGTTCTCCTCTACGCGCAGACACCGGCTGCGATCTGCCGAATGACCATCGTCGATATCGAACTCGACGCTGATCCGGTCCGGCTGCACCTCGGCAGCTCGCCGATACACCTACCCGAGCCGGTTGCCGGCCTGGCCCGATTGAATATGTCAAATCGCAAGGGCCACGCAACCATTGGCGCGCTGACCCCCTCGATCTGGCTCTTTCCGGGCGGCCAACCCGGCCGGCCCATCAGCACCGGCCAGCTGACCCAACGATTGAACCGACTCGGCATCCGTCCCGGCGCCGCCCGCAGCACCGCACTGTTTCAACTCGCCACCGAGATCCCGGCAGCAATCCTGGCCCGCACCCTCGGCATCCATACCGACGTCGCCGTCTCCTGGCAACGCCTCTCCGCCGGCGACTGGACCAACTACGCCGCCGTCATCAGCAGCCGACCACAATCGCTGGCCCGCAACACGGAAACACGGGCATAG
- a CDS encoding MFS transporter has product MSSPASPQRSREWLLRTLAAATFLIFFQAFMVAPLIPQLAHEFGSSTDLLGLAVPAYLVPYGAMTLLWGPLSDRIGRKRVILGSAAGFVVLTALTALADGPPHVYRVPAADRARRQRGGADLPGPDR; this is encoded by the coding sequence TTGTCGTCCCCGGCTTCACCGCAGCGGTCACGGGAATGGTTGTTGCGGACTTTGGCCGCCGCTACGTTCCTGATTTTCTTTCAGGCGTTCATGGTGGCGCCGCTCATTCCGCAACTGGCGCACGAGTTCGGCAGCTCAACCGATCTGCTTGGGCTCGCTGTTCCCGCCTACCTGGTGCCCTACGGGGCGATGACCTTGTTGTGGGGTCCGCTCTCGGATCGGATCGGCCGGAAACGGGTGATCCTGGGGTCTGCTGCGGGGTTCGTCGTGCTCACCGCGCTGACCGCCCTGGCCGATGGCCCCCCGCATGTTTATCGCGTTCCGGCTGCTGACCGCGCTCGGCGCCAGCGGGGTGGTGCCGATCTCCCTGGCCCTGATCGGTGA
- a CDS encoding MerR family DNA-binding protein: MASDTLTAGQAASRAGITRKALRLYVAKGLVDEPPRTPAGYRLYGADDVAVLTFIRQARTLGLRLDDIAAILDIRRHGSAPCTAVRAFIDTRVDEIDAAIADLRALRRSLVNTRNAHPVDGATATVPATICPIVEHTTES, translated from the coding sequence ATGGCCTCGGACACTCTCACCGCCGGGCAGGCCGCCTCCCGCGCCGGCATCACGCGCAAGGCGCTGCGCTTATACGTGGCGAAAGGCCTCGTGGACGAACCCCCGCGCACCCCGGCCGGCTACCGCCTCTACGGCGCCGACGACGTCGCCGTGCTCACCTTCATCCGTCAGGCCCGCACACTGGGCCTACGCCTGGATGACATCGCCGCCATCCTGGACATCCGCCGTCACGGCTCGGCGCCATGCACCGCGGTTCGCGCGTTCATCGACACGCGCGTTGACGAGATCGATGCCGCGATCGCCGACCTGCGCGCCCTACGCCGCAGTCTCGTCAACACTCGAAATGCCCATCCAGTCGACGGTGCCACCGCGACCGTGCCGGCCACAATATGCCCCATCGTCGAGCACACCACCGAAAGCTGA
- a CDS encoding site-specific integrase has product MQTWSVVRYDIDVLAQHWPTEITGPIADLAEVLARWRAVDGQRFLIRSDGFVDVRVNAFLSSARMRVLATTTNRDYAQSLCVWLNFLQTRGRVWCEAIDEDVEDFEFWRRTDPSNPTPVGASAFSKDVAACKKFYSWAAERFSDIVDVFLCVDSPPSKRSARVRWLDPAAVDRWRDVGLRGRDLRGRRDRSCRTRNEQRDVAFFDGLYGTGLRLSEWASVTMDEMPALGADRPFYKCHLADECAKGGYGHPYWMPRPVVAGVCAYVEGARARAIRGAQDCGRYAELSDAIVVGVAKRPGTVRLPDGNGGFVDRAWNAAGPALRRRLFRRTHAGLEPLWLWLNENGLPRDPHGWHHTFSEANDRIAALGVENFTCTPHMLRHSLPCGGFR; this is encoded by the coding sequence ATGCAGACGTGGTCGGTAGTTCGCTACGACATCGACGTGCTTGCTCAGCACTGGCCGACGGAGATAACAGGTCCGATTGCCGATCTGGCCGAAGTACTTGCGCGTTGGCGGGCCGTCGATGGGCAACGCTTTCTCATACGCAGTGACGGGTTTGTCGACGTTCGAGTCAATGCCTTCTTGTCGTCTGCCCGGATGCGCGTGCTCGCGACCACCACAAACCGTGATTACGCACAATCGCTGTGTGTGTGGCTGAACTTCCTGCAAACCAGAGGACGCGTGTGGTGTGAGGCGATCGACGAGGACGTCGAAGATTTCGAGTTCTGGAGGCGCACCGACCCAAGCAACCCGACTCCTGTTGGTGCTTCGGCATTTTCGAAGGACGTTGCCGCCTGCAAGAAATTCTATTCTTGGGCCGCGGAGAGATTTTCGGACATCGTCGACGTCTTCCTCTGCGTCGATTCACCGCCGTCAAAGCGTTCGGCCAGAGTGAGATGGCTCGATCCAGCCGCCGTAGATCGATGGCGCGACGTTGGGTTGCGCGGCCGCGATCTTCGCGGCCGCAGGGACAGATCGTGCCGTACCCGCAATGAGCAGCGCGACGTGGCATTTTTCGACGGACTGTATGGAACGGGGTTACGCCTGTCGGAATGGGCCTCGGTCACGATGGATGAAATGCCAGCGCTTGGCGCCGATCGACCCTTCTACAAGTGTCACCTGGCCGATGAATGTGCCAAAGGTGGCTACGGTCACCCGTACTGGATGCCTCGGCCCGTGGTGGCCGGGGTTTGTGCATACGTGGAAGGCGCTCGGGCCCGGGCTATTCGCGGCGCCCAGGATTGTGGTCGCTACGCGGAATTGAGCGATGCGATCGTGGTGGGTGTCGCGAAGCGACCGGGAACGGTGAGGCTGCCCGATGGTAACGGTGGATTCGTCGATCGCGCTTGGAACGCGGCAGGCCCGGCGTTGCGCCGCAGACTGTTTCGTCGCACTCATGCTGGTTTGGAGCCATTGTGGTTGTGGCTGAACGAAAATGGCCTGCCGCGCGACCCACACGGATGGCACCACACTTTCTCGGAAGCGAACGATCGCATTGCAGCGCTGGGAGTGGAGAACTTCACCTGCACACCGCACATGCTTCGGCACTCTTTGCCCTGCGGTGGTTTTCGGTAG
- a CDS encoding tyrosine-type recombinase/integrase, producing the protein MDFVNDYPWQWTPTHIDEWSLWLVSEKHLAPSTIRGYQCSLRLFSEFLIDGRYGWALACEEEFGTHPVAICHEWNTIAHLNDYEGRPEARPFTREEMQRFLDYADDQVDRAVRAKRKGALAAFRDATVFKVIYGWGLRRTETAKLDLVDFGRNPAAPQFGRFGTLNVRYGKAKRGQPPRRRNVLSVMDWAVEAVADYVENVRPKFGCPDHPALWVTERGGRIKAAEINARFVSYRDALKLPKDLVPHSIRHSFVTHLTEDGVDRRFIQSQVGHECDSSTAIYTHVSSDFMNTMLHKALAPVLGRTPPADKD; encoded by the coding sequence ATGGATTTCGTCAATGACTATCCGTGGCAGTGGACCCCGACGCATATCGACGAGTGGTCGCTCTGGTTGGTCAGCGAGAAGCACCTGGCACCGTCGACGATCCGCGGCTACCAATGCTCGTTACGGCTGTTCAGCGAGTTTCTGATCGACGGCCGCTACGGGTGGGCGTTGGCATGCGAGGAAGAGTTCGGCACCCATCCGGTGGCGATCTGCCACGAATGGAACACGATCGCGCATTTGAACGACTACGAGGGTCGGCCGGAGGCCAGGCCGTTCACACGTGAGGAGATGCAGCGGTTCCTGGACTACGCCGACGACCAGGTCGATCGTGCGGTGCGGGCGAAACGTAAAGGGGCCCTTGCTGCTTTCCGCGATGCCACCGTCTTCAAGGTGATCTACGGGTGGGGGTTGCGTCGGACCGAGACCGCCAAACTTGACCTGGTGGATTTCGGCCGCAATCCTGCGGCGCCGCAGTTCGGCAGGTTCGGCACGCTCAACGTGCGTTACGGCAAGGCGAAACGGGGACAGCCGCCGCGGCGGCGGAACGTGTTGTCGGTGATGGATTGGGCGGTAGAGGCGGTCGCTGATTATGTCGAGAATGTGCGGCCGAAGTTCGGCTGCCCCGATCATCCGGCGCTGTGGGTGACCGAGCGGGGCGGGCGGATCAAGGCCGCGGAGATCAACGCTCGGTTCGTCTCCTATCGGGATGCGCTGAAGTTGCCGAAAGACCTTGTGCCCCACTCAATCCGTCACTCCTTTGTCACGCACCTCACCGAAGATGGTGTTGACCGGCGGTTCATCCAATCCCAGGTTGGGCACGAATGCGACAGTTCCACGGCCATCTACACCCACGTCAGCTCCGATTTCATGAACACCATGCTGCACAAGGCGCTCGCGCCCGTGCTTGGTCGGACCCCTCCAGCAGACAAGGACTGA
- a CDS encoding ABC transporter ATP-binding protein, with the protein MDEHNTEPVLQLENVSMTFATGADNPLTVLEDINLTLHDGEILGLLGRSGSGKSTLLRIADGLMKPTRGQVTYLGQPVTRPPDGMAMVFQTFALFPWLTVQQNVEAGLDALGVDPEDANRRATKAINNIGLQGFEHAYPRELSGGMRQRVGFARATVIEPIILLMDEPFSALDVLTAETLRTDFLDLWSSRQPPTKSVLMVTHNIEEAVLMCDRILVLASNPGRISLELPLSLPQPRDRLDSAFRDAVDEIHSTLTARAVESIRARKESGAGIAQPLPTASIAQISALSQALTAPTFDGHATVATVAEALKIPIDHLLPVAEALHILEFAEFKADSLTLTAAGRVFATSTPDARKRLFAEHLLRFVPLATHVERVLNERPNHQAPRRRFTEELEDALDRRDAEATMHTLITWGRYVGILTYDHRSQIVAARGDQPDMPHQAALVPGSEGPRAQAHPSNIVPVMHDRSRHDNVETP; encoded by the coding sequence GTGGACGAGCACAACACAGAGCCAGTACTGCAGCTTGAGAACGTCAGCATGACCTTCGCGACGGGCGCCGACAATCCGCTGACGGTGCTCGAGGACATCAACCTCACCCTGCACGACGGCGAGATCCTTGGACTGCTCGGCCGCTCCGGTTCCGGCAAATCCACACTGCTGCGTATCGCCGATGGCCTGATGAAACCCACCCGCGGGCAGGTGACCTATCTCGGACAACCCGTGACACGGCCACCCGACGGCATGGCCATGGTGTTTCAGACATTCGCGTTGTTTCCGTGGCTGACCGTGCAGCAAAATGTCGAAGCCGGTCTCGACGCCCTCGGCGTCGACCCGGAGGATGCCAACCGGCGGGCCACCAAAGCCATCAATAACATTGGGCTGCAAGGCTTCGAACACGCCTACCCACGCGAACTGTCTGGCGGGATGCGTCAGCGAGTCGGCTTCGCCCGGGCCACCGTCATCGAGCCCATCATTTTGCTGATGGACGAACCGTTTTCCGCGCTGGACGTGCTGACCGCCGAAACCCTGCGCACCGACTTCCTCGATCTATGGTCCAGCCGTCAACCGCCAACCAAGTCGGTGCTGATGGTCACCCACAACATCGAAGAAGCGGTACTCATGTGCGACCGAATCCTGGTGCTGGCCTCCAATCCCGGACGGATCAGCCTAGAACTTCCCCTCAGCCTGCCGCAGCCCCGCGATCGGCTCGATTCGGCGTTCCGCGACGCCGTCGACGAAATCCACTCGACACTGACCGCACGCGCCGTGGAATCAATCCGCGCCCGCAAGGAATCCGGGGCCGGCATCGCCCAACCCCTACCCACCGCCAGCATCGCCCAAATCAGCGCGCTCAGCCAGGCGCTCACCGCACCCACCTTCGACGGGCACGCCACCGTAGCGACGGTCGCCGAGGCACTGAAGATTCCCATCGATCACCTCCTGCCCGTGGCCGAGGCTCTGCACATCCTGGAATTCGCTGAGTTCAAAGCGGATTCGCTGACCCTCACCGCGGCCGGACGTGTCTTCGCGACGAGCACCCCCGACGCCCGCAAGCGCCTATTCGCCGAGCACCTCCTCAGATTTGTCCCGCTGGCCACCCACGTCGAACGCGTACTCAACGAGCGCCCCAACCACCAAGCACCCAGGAGAAGGTTCACCGAAGAACTCGAAGACGCTCTCGACCGCCGCGACGCCGAAGCCACCATGCACACCCTGATCACCTGGGGACGCTACGTCGGAATACTCACCTACGATCACCGCTCCCAAATCGTCGCCGCCCGCGGTGATCAACCCGATATGCCCCACCAGGCTGCCCTCGTGCCGGGGTCCGAAGGCCCTAGGGCACAAGCGCATCCGTCCAATATCGTCCCGGTAATGCACGACCGGTCGCGTCACGACAACGTGGAGACCCCATGA
- a CDS encoding MFS transporter: MFIAFRLLTALGASGVVPISLALIGDVFPYERRGHALGWLFGAMAGGMAFGSSAGALLEPLIGWQGLFLGVAGLAAIVLVALTLRRSQLQGGSALQRRSVGQIARGYFTLLRQQRARRTYGYVLINAVIHSGIYTWLGVYFSQRFGLTLVGIGLALLLYGVPGFLFGPAIGRLADRYGRTRLIPLGLAVASTAALLLALPVPLILAALAVGMLSLGYDLTQPLLAGIVTQLSAQRGQAMGLNVCTLFIGFGAGSLLFQALLTTGFTAALATFSTGAALAAVIGLYFFASERPHPMPSVKDPR; the protein is encoded by the coding sequence ATGTTTATCGCGTTCCGGCTGCTGACCGCGCTCGGCGCCAGCGGGGTGGTGCCGATCTCCCTGGCCCTGATCGGTGATGTGTTCCCCTACGAGCGGCGCGGTCATGCGCTGGGCTGGCTTTTCGGCGCGATGGCTGGCGGTATGGCCTTCGGTTCCAGTGCCGGGGCGCTGCTGGAACCGCTGATCGGCTGGCAGGGTCTGTTTCTCGGGGTGGCCGGGCTCGCCGCGATCGTGCTTGTGGCACTTACGCTTCGGCGCTCGCAGCTGCAGGGTGGGTCCGCGCTGCAGCGTCGAAGCGTCGGGCAGATCGCGCGCGGCTACTTCACGCTGCTGCGCCAACAGCGTGCCCGCCGCACCTACGGCTATGTCCTGATCAACGCGGTGATCCACTCCGGCATCTATACCTGGCTGGGCGTCTATTTCAGCCAGCGATTCGGTCTGACGCTGGTCGGTATCGGCCTGGCGTTGCTGCTCTACGGCGTTCCCGGTTTCCTCTTCGGTCCTGCCATCGGCCGGCTCGCCGACCGATACGGGCGCACCCGACTCATCCCCCTCGGTCTGGCCGTCGCGTCCACTGCCGCCCTGCTCCTCGCACTCCCTGTTCCGCTGATCCTGGCTGCCCTCGCTGTCGGCATGCTGTCCCTGGGCTACGACCTGACCCAGCCGCTGCTGGCCGGGATCGTCACCCAGCTGTCCGCCCAACGCGGCCAGGCGATGGGCCTCAACGTCTGCACCCTGTTCATCGGCTTCGGCGCCGGAAGCCTCCTGTTCCAAGCGCTGCTCACCACCGGGTTCACCGCAGCACTGGCCACGTTCAGTACCGGGGCGGCACTCGCCGCGGTCATCGGCCTGTACTTCTTCGCCAGTGAGAGACCACACCCCATGCCGTCCGTCAAAGACCCGCGGTGA
- a CDS encoding SpoIIAA family protein: MIELLTGFPDNVAAFAYHGQVTRADYEKVLIPDFDDRLRRHEKLRIYVEIAPDVEGFDPGAIWEDQKLGFAHFFDWERCAVVTDVAWAKPIAKFSELFGFLWPGTYRAFSEADADVAREWIAQA; the protein is encoded by the coding sequence ATGATCGAGCTGCTGACGGGCTTTCCCGACAATGTCGCAGCGTTTGCGTACCACGGTCAGGTAACGAGGGCTGATTACGAGAAGGTCCTGATACCTGACTTCGACGACCGGCTGCGCCGTCATGAGAAATTGCGTATCTACGTTGAGATCGCCCCTGACGTGGAAGGCTTTGACCCGGGCGCCATTTGGGAGGATCAGAAGCTCGGCTTCGCCCATTTCTTCGACTGGGAACGCTGCGCCGTGGTCACCGACGTCGCCTGGGCCAAGCCCATCGCGAAGTTCAGCGAGCTGTTTGGGTTCCTCTGGCCGGGCACCTACCGGGCGTTTTCCGAGGCCGACGCCGACGTAGCCCGCGAATGGATCGCACAGGCTTAA
- a CDS encoding universal stress protein, protein MTHTENTAPIVVGIDGSAAAIGAARWALTESLSCGAQLRLVHVLETGRDPRVADDVAAQRAQGETVLRQAHAALSRHAPQARVSTRIACGDVDTALIDESRHAQLIAVGSVGIGYLASHILGSTALTLANQAKCPVAIVRRDGDPGPRSSIVVVVDDKPDNDEVVRRGFEEARLRRARLLAIGVWRWNSGLMPVDILERRLAHWTPHYPDVEVHSYAAECSATEYLATTQLPIRLLVTGAADAKHLTRIIGPHSHPILSHPYCSVLIVRH, encoded by the coding sequence ATGACGCACACCGAGAACACCGCCCCTATCGTGGTGGGCATCGACGGTTCTGCGGCAGCGATCGGCGCGGCCCGATGGGCGCTGACCGAAAGCCTCAGCTGCGGTGCACAGCTACGGCTCGTCCACGTCCTCGAGACCGGCCGCGACCCACGTGTGGCCGACGACGTTGCAGCGCAACGCGCGCAAGGCGAGACAGTCCTGCGTCAAGCTCATGCCGCCCTAAGCCGCCACGCACCCCAAGCCCGCGTGAGCACCCGCATTGCCTGCGGTGACGTGGACACCGCCCTCATCGACGAATCGCGCCACGCACAACTGATCGCGGTCGGATCGGTCGGAATCGGATACCTGGCCAGCCACATCCTGGGCTCGACCGCCCTAACCTTGGCCAACCAGGCAAAATGCCCGGTGGCGATCGTTCGCCGCGACGGCGATCCCGGCCCGCGCAGCTCGATCGTCGTAGTGGTCGATGACAAACCCGACAATGACGAAGTCGTGCGCCGAGGTTTCGAGGAAGCCCGCCTGCGCCGAGCCCGGCTGCTGGCCATAGGAGTATGGCGGTGGAACTCCGGCCTCATGCCCGTCGACATCCTGGAACGCCGACTCGCCCACTGGACGCCGCACTACCCCGACGTCGAAGTGCACAGCTACGCCGCCGAATGCAGCGCCACCGAATATCTGGCCACAACCCAGCTACCGATCCGGCTACTCGTCACCGGGGCAGCCGACGCCAAACACCTCACCCGAATCATCGGACCACACAGCCACCCCATCCTCAGCCACCCCTACTGCTCGGTCCTGATCGTCCGCCACTGA
- a CDS encoding ABC transporter permease: protein MEHHVEVLIGRVGHDRGMNWRDAAAMVLLLALLTLVGVGAHALSGSFVMTHQPAISLSPAALPGYALRTTLRMLTAMIASLVFTLTYATAAAKSRRAEMVLIPLLDVLQSVPILGYLSFTVAFFVSLFPGRILGPELAAIFAVFTSQAWNMAFSFYQSLRTLPTDLDEAARGFRFSGWQRFWRLEAPFAVPGLVWNMMMSMSGGWFFVVAAEAISVGNVQVSLPGVGSYVALAIQNRNLGAVGWAIMAMTATILLIDQILFRPMVVWAERFRYEQAAAQVFPRSVVYSLFTRASHLRAAVAPLGRGLNRAGRMRLNPPVNLPRPALGSRTRRLVDMVWFALIAAVVGWAAAVLVRHEASALHWRDVQTAVSNGGLTLLRVLVLVALASLIWVPIGVFVGLRPTLAEKVQPVAQFLAAFPANLLFPVVVFLIVNFHADPRIWLSPLMILGAQWYILFNVIAGATAFPTDFREAASSFHIHGWRWWRDVMLPGVFPFYVTGAITASGGAWNASIVAEIVSWGSTKLNGSGLGAYIADNTYRGDFPRIVLGVAVMSVMVIAMNRAFWRPLYALAERRTRLD from the coding sequence GTGGAGCATCACGTCGAGGTGCTGATTGGCCGGGTTGGGCATGACCGCGGCATGAACTGGCGCGATGCGGCCGCAATGGTGTTACTGCTTGCGCTGCTGACGTTGGTCGGTGTCGGCGCCCATGCGTTGTCGGGTTCCTTCGTGATGACACATCAACCGGCAATCTCACTGTCGCCAGCGGCGTTGCCGGGCTATGCGCTGCGAACCACGTTGCGGATGTTGACGGCGATGATCGCCTCGTTGGTGTTCACACTGACCTATGCGACGGCGGCGGCCAAAAGCCGCCGCGCGGAGATGGTCCTCATCCCGCTGCTGGATGTGCTGCAGTCGGTGCCGATTCTCGGGTATCTGTCCTTCACGGTCGCGTTTTTCGTATCGCTGTTCCCCGGGCGGATCCTGGGGCCGGAGCTGGCCGCCATTTTCGCGGTGTTCACCAGCCAGGCCTGGAACATGGCGTTCAGTTTCTACCAGTCGCTGCGTACGCTGCCCACCGACCTTGACGAGGCAGCCCGCGGCTTCCGATTCTCGGGATGGCAACGGTTTTGGCGGCTGGAAGCACCGTTCGCGGTGCCCGGGCTGGTGTGGAACATGATGATGTCGATGTCGGGCGGCTGGTTCTTCGTCGTGGCCGCCGAAGCGATCTCGGTGGGCAATGTCCAGGTGTCGCTTCCCGGCGTCGGCTCCTATGTCGCATTGGCGATACAGAACCGCAATTTGGGTGCGGTGGGGTGGGCGATCATGGCGATGACCGCGACGATTCTGCTCATCGACCAGATCCTGTTTCGGCCGATGGTGGTGTGGGCGGAAAGGTTTCGCTACGAGCAGGCTGCGGCGCAAGTCTTTCCCCGTAGTGTCGTCTACAGCCTGTTCACTCGCGCATCGCACCTGCGCGCGGCAGTGGCGCCGCTGGGCCGCGGCCTAAATCGGGCCGGCCGGATGCGACTGAATCCGCCGGTGAACCTGCCGCGCCCTGCGCTGGGCTCCCGTACGCGCCGACTGGTCGACATGGTCTGGTTCGCCCTGATCGCCGCCGTGGTGGGCTGGGCTGCGGCGGTATTAGTCCGCCACGAGGCATCCGCGCTGCACTGGCGCGACGTGCAGACTGCGGTATCCAACGGGGGCCTCACATTGCTGCGCGTGCTGGTCCTGGTCGCGTTGGCGTCGCTGATCTGGGTACCGATCGGGGTGTTCGTCGGACTGCGACCCACTCTCGCCGAAAAAGTCCAGCCCGTGGCGCAGTTCCTGGCCGCGTTCCCCGCGAATCTGCTGTTCCCGGTCGTGGTGTTCCTGATCGTGAACTTCCATGCCGATCCGCGAATCTGGTTGAGCCCGTTGATGATCCTCGGCGCGCAGTGGTACATCTTGTTCAACGTGATCGCCGGCGCGACCGCATTTCCCACCGACTTCCGCGAGGCGGCATCCAGTTTCCACATCCACGGCTGGCGTTGGTGGCGCGACGTCATGCTGCCCGGCGTGTTCCCCTTCTACGTCACCGGCGCGATCACCGCCTCCGGCGGGGCCTGGAATGCCAGCATCGTCGCCGAAATCGTCAGCTGGGGTTCGACCAAGCTCAACGGCTCCGGCCTGGGCGCCTACATCGCCGACAACACCTACCGAGGCGACTTCCCGCGCATCGTCTTGGGCGTGGCAGTGATGTCGGTGATGGTCATCGCCATGAACCGGGCCTTTTGGCGGCCGCTCTACGCTCTCGCCGAACGCCGCACCAGGCTGGATTAG